The genomic DNA CTAAACCCTTGCACATCTACATTTTCATCTGATGATGAGTCAGAGCTCATGGATTCTGCATTTCATACACCAGATAGTCCACGCCCTGCTCCAGGTAATCCACGCTCCCTGAGGGAAGAATTGAATGATCTGCAAAAGAATTTTGACCATGGCCCAAAGGAGAAGCTAAAAGTTGATGAAGAAGATCTTCTGAATGATGCAATAACATATTATAAGGACAGTGACTTTAATCCATCAAAAAGACTCACGATTGTTTACACTGGCCAGCCTGCAGCTGACACAGGTGGTGTTTTGCACCAGTTTTTCACCCAGCTCCTTGCCGCAATTACTGATTCCTTTTTTCAGGGGAAAGAATACCGAAGTCCTATTTACAATAGTGATACCGTAGCCTCTGGGCTGATGAAATTAGTGGGCACAATAATTGTGCATAGTATACTGCAAGGGGGCCCAGGTGTTTTTAGCCCAGGCATATACTACTACTTGGCGAAAGGCAACGTTGAGGAAGCATTGAAAGGTCTCACTATGCCTGACTGTTCTTTACAGATGAAATATGTAATTGAAAAGGTAATGAACACTTGTAATTAACATGAAATTTATTTGTATGACCAAGCTGTACAACAAACCACAGAGCTTCTAAGTCTTGAAGGTGGCACTTTCAAAACTTTCAGTTTTCCTGATCATGTTTTCTCTAACTTTCTCCTATCATCGTGTTAATGTCATCTTTAGCTACTTTAATTTAAAACATTCATTTGCCAGGGAAAGGGAAACATACATGTTTTCGTTAGCAACCCTTGTCATaatgaaaacaataatattattgaagcCTTCCAGTATCTAAGTCATCGTTTATGGAATTATACAATCCCAACTACCTATTGTAACCTATCAGGCATTGAAATATCCATTTTTCTGACAAAGTTGCTTCTCAACAGTTTATCAATTTATTGGCTTGTTAGAAGGACTTTGCTCATCTTCAGAATTAACGGTAGACTACCACACAATTAAAATAatactcattcattcattcatttgtttttccattTACCATTACtacactaataattattattacattccATTCTTTAATTCAATTGTGGCAATTCGACAACAGTTGTTAGATATTTTTCTTTATGGCTAATAATCATTTTATTCTCAGATTGCAGAAACAGAAGATGTCACCAGTCTCGATGAGGAGGAAATGACAACTCTTCTTTCAGATAGTGGCGTTACCATGAAACTGACGGTTAGATGAAGTTTTTTTATGTGCTGATTTATGAAAATTACCAAAACTGCTAAGGAATAACTTACTTTTTATGTTCAGAGATAGAAATTTTAATCCAACAACTTTCTAGGTGTTGGATTAAAACGTATGGTCCAGTTTTGTATTGAACATGGTGGCTTAATAAATCAGTAAACTTATCATCAATGAAATGATCAACACCACATGTGcatgagacaaagaaaacacctGATTACTAGACAGTAGTCAAACCTCTGACATCCCAAATGTTGTAACTGACACACTTTTGCCAGGGGCAAATCTGCAAATAGTGGAAGATGTTAATATAACTCTCCAACTTCAAATCCTGAAGCTCACTTACCTTATATAGCccaagaaaataaatttgcttTCTCCGTTACTGTTTTTTAGAATGACAACAAGATGAGAGTGATAAGAAATCTTATAGTACATGATGCTATAGCAAAACCAAAGATGGTACTAGACCAATTAAGGGAGGGGCTGAAGACCCTTGGTTTTGGCAAAAGGATGGAATTGTATCCTGACATCTTTAAGGAGTTATTTGTAGCAGGAGACAAAGAAGTAACTGCTGATGATATCAAGAGTCAACTTCAGTTCCCATCAGATTTAAACCAAAATGATGAGAAAATCAAGGAATATATCCTACAGTTTCTTACAGACGCAACTGTGGAGGAGTTGAAGTCTTTCTTGGTCTTTGCCACAGGTTCACCGAGTCTACCTGAGTTTGGGCTGGGTGTCATTCAGATCGAGGTAAAGGATACAGAATCAATCTTCTCATCAGCATGTGCATTTCGTATAACCCTACCAAGGTCCTTCCCAGACCAAGACACATTTTCTTCAGCACTAAAGGCTGTGTGTAAGAGCGAAGGAAAAGCCTTTTCAAGCGTTTAAACTGGGGCGTGCTGTGGATAAGGCacataattattttcatcaTGAAACCTTTGACCACAAAAATGTGGGATACCGGTAattgttaaattattttcatAGTTGGGCACAGTTTGTGTTATTGTGTCCTACTATATTACATCATCGTTATAATTATTACGACAAAGccgataatttttttgttgattcCAGACATAActtaatgattgtattttagcTTCTTTTTAATTCAGGAATTTTCTAGGTACAGTTGTTATAGTTGTGGTTTCTACGGTGCAGTTGGTACAGTTGTTTAAGTGATTATGAGCCCCTCATTTTCTGATGTGATAGGTGCAAGTTaatgttcatttctttgcaaagttttctgCCCTCGCcaatcagctgttttttttttttactagaaCTGTATGAAAAGTGGTAACACCTACACGGGATATTTCTAACCCCTTGTTGTGTTGGTTTTATAGTCAATTAAATTTTACTGATTTTAGAAATGATTGTAAGATTTATTTGACTTCACTAGAACTTTATATTTTAGTCAATTAGGTTTCAGCACTCAAATTATGCAAACCAAAAGACAATAAAATTGTTGTGTTGGTATGTGCCTTTATGGCATTTATGCAAGAACAATACAGAAAGGTTTGATTTGAAGTTAATTTGAAggtgaggcagtgtggcccagtggttagggcgcttgccttgagatccggatatcccgggttcaagacccgctctgatcattcgttgaatttgttcctggtagtccctggttcaacttcccag from Montipora capricornis isolate CH-2021 chromosome 2, ASM3666992v2, whole genome shotgun sequence includes the following:
- the LOC138034690 gene encoding G2/M phase-specific E3 ubiquitin-protein ligase-like, which produces MIFGSDGDNEESTAISSTLGGGMSASSSEEAVDKLSEMFPNESRKELENCLKFQGSLDQAVMALLNPCTSTFSSDDESELMDSAFHTPDSPRPAPGNPRSLREELNDLQKNFDHGPKEKLKVDEEDLLNDAITYYKDSDFNPSKRLTIVYTGQPAADTGGVLHQFFTQLLAAITDSFFQGKEYRSPIYNSDTVASGLMKLVGTIIVHSILQGGPGVFSPGIYYYLAKGNVEEALKGLTMPDCSLQMKYVIEKIAETEDVTSLDEEEMTTLLSDSGVTMKLTNDNKMRVIRNLIVHDAIAKPKMVLDQLREGLKTLGFGKRMELYPDIFKELFVAGDKEVTADDIKSQLQFPSDLNQNDEKIKEYILQFLTDATVEELKSFLVFATGSPSLPEFGLGVIQIEVKDTESIFSSACAFRITLPRSFPDQDTFSSALKAVCKSEGKAFSSV